The following proteins come from a genomic window of Canis lupus dingo isolate Sandy chromosome 20, ASM325472v2, whole genome shotgun sequence:
- the PLIN4 gene encoding perilipin-4 isoform X7, with product MSAQDEGGRDPPKPKGKILGSFLGSLPGFSSARNLMASAHGSAKEARPAADPAGASAQPGNDAATALEQTASGEKLLPPSDKMISGAKDLVCSKMTKTKGAISSGMANMVDTAKGVVQGGLGMTRSALTGTKETVAGGVTSAVNVAKDTVQTGLDTTKTVLTGTKDTVCTGMTGAMNVAKGAVQTGMDTSKAVLTGTKDTVCTGMTGAMNVAKGAVQGGLDTSKAVLTGTKDAVSTGVTGAMNMAKGTVQTGLDTTKTVLTGTKDTVCTGMTGAMNVAKGAVQGGLDTSKSILTGTKDAVSTGMTGAMNMAKGTVQTGLDTTKTVLTGTKDTVCTGMTGAMNVAKGAVQTGLDTSKAVLTGTKDAVSTGVTGAMNMAKGTVQTGLDTTKTVLTGTKDTVGTGMTGAMNVAKGAVQTGLDTSKAVLTGTKDAVSTGVTGAMDMAKGTVQTGLDTTKTVLTGTKDTVCTGMIGAMNVAKGAVQTGMDTSKAVLTGTKDAVSTGVTGAMNMAKGTVQTGLDTTKTVLTGTKDTVCTGMTGAMNVAKGAVQGGLDTSKAVLTGTKDAVSTGVTGAMNMAKGTVQTGLDTTKTVLTGTKDTVCTGMTGAMNVAKGAVQTGMDTSKAVLTGTKDTLSTGLTGALGVAKGTVQTGLDTTKTVLTGTKDTVCTGMTGAMNVAKGAVQTGMDTSKAVLTGTKDAVSTGMTGAMNVAKGAVQTGMDTSKAVLTGTKDAVSTGVTGAMNMAKGTVQTGLDTTKTVLTGTKDTVCTGMTGAMNVAKGAVQTGMDTSKAVLSGTKDAVSTGVTGAMNMAKGTVQTGLDTTKTVLTGTKDTVCTGMTGAMNVAKGAVQGGLDTSKSIVTGTKDAVSTGVTGAMDMAKGTFQTGLDTTKTVLTGTKDTVCTGMTSAMNVAKGAVQTGMDTSKAVLSGTKDTLSTGLTGALGVAKGTVQTGLDTTRTVLTGTKDTVCTGMTGAMNVAKGAVQTGLDTSKAVLTGTKDTVSTGVTGAMKMAKGTVQTGLDTTKTVLTGTKDTVCTGMTGAMNVAKGAVQGGLDTSKTILTGTKDAVSTGVTGAMNMAKGTVQTGLDTTKTVLAGTKDTMCTGMTGAMNVAKGAVQGGLDTSKTILTGTKDTLSTGLTGALGVAKGTVQTGLDTTKTVLTGTKETVSTGLSGAGSVAKGAVQTIQSWLPGTQDTVWSGLTSYSGPDKGGKQTILRPLEALSSGVASAPDTLCAGLDLAREATAVATFTQGASPGREDAGPAATTCVPEGAMSFAMLGAELGELGDIFYPMDAKEQAQLAASEPGPKVLTADQGSYFVRLGDLAPGFRQRAFEHALSHLQHGQFQARGALAQLEDSFQVIEKAKQAPEDQSWLDQSPSSRLEEGIPQEVPDSGALSRACSLIQQLHVAYSSLASGLQGLPSELQQQVGRARHSLCELYSLVSSASSVEELPAERLAQSRGAVCQAWRELEQLLESVQHGPPLCWLVGPFALHPTGQQL from the exons CAGCCACCGCCTTGGAGCAGACGGCCAGCGGGGAGAAGCTGCTGCCACCTTCGGACAAG ATGATCTCTGGGGCAAAGGACCTTGTGTGCTCCAAGATGACCAAGACCAAGGGTGCCATCTCCTCCGGGATGGCCAACATGGTAGACACAGCTAAAGGTGTGGTGCAGGGAGGCCTAGGCATGACCCGGTCTGCACTCACGGGCACCAAGGAGACTGTAGCCGGTGGAGTCACCAGTGCAGTGAATGTGGCCAAGGACACTGTCCAGACTGGTCTGGACACCACCAAGACAGTCCTGACAGGCACCAAAGACACCGTGTGCACTGGGATGACTGGTGCCATGAACGTGGCCAAAGGAGCTGTCCAGACTGGAATGGACACATCAAAGGCTGTCCTGACAGGCACTAAAGACACTGTGTGTACTGGGATGACCGGTGCCATGAATGTGGCCAAAGGAGCTGTCCAAGGAGGTCTGGACACTTCAAAGGCCGTCCTGACTGGCACTAAAGATGCTGTGTCCACTGGGGTGACAGGGGCCATGAACATGGCCAAGGGCACTGTCCAGACTGGTCTGGACACCACCAAGACTGTCCTGACAGGCACCAAAGACACCGTGTGTACCGGGATGACTGGTGCCATGAACGTGGCCAAAGGAGCTGTCCAGGGAGGTCTGGACACTTCAAAGAGTATCCTAACTGGCACCAAAGATGCCGTGTCCACTGGCATGACAGGGGCAATGAACATGGCCAAGGGCACTGTCCAGACTGGTCTGGACACCACCAAGACTGTCCTGACTGGCACCAAAGACACCGTGTGTACCGGGATGACCGGTGCCATGAACGTGGCCAAAGGAGCTGTCCAGACTGGCTTGGACACGTCAAAAGCCGTCCTGACTGGCACCAAAGATGCCGTGTCCACTGGGGTGACAGGGGCCATGAACATGGCCAAGGGCACGGTCCAGACTGGTCTGGACACCACCAAGACTGTCCTGACAGGCACCAAAGACACCGTGGGTACTGGCATGACTGGTGCCATGAACGTGGCCAAAGGAGCTGTCCAGACTGGCTTGGACACGTCAAAAGCCGTCCTGACTGGCACCAAAGATGCCGTATCCACTGGGGTGACAGGGGCCATGGACATGGCCAAGGGCACTGTTCAGACTGGTCTGGACACCACCAAGACTGTCCTGACAGGCACCAAAGACACCGTGTGTACCGGGATGATCGGTGCCATGAACGTGGCCAAAGGAGCTGTCCAGACTGGCATGGACACATCAAAGGCCGTCCTGACTGGCACCAAAGATGCCGTATCCACTGGGGTGACAGGGGCCATGAACATGGCCAAGGGCACTGTTCAGACTGGTCTGGACACCACCAAGACTGTCCTGACAG GCACCAAAGACACCGTGTGTACTGGGATGACCGGTGCCATGAACGTGGCCAAAGGAGCTGTCCAGGGAGGTCTGGACACATCAAAGGCCGTCCTGACTGGCACTAAAGATGCCGTGTCCACTGGGGTGACAGGAGCCATGAACATGGCCAAGGGCACTGTTCAGACTGGTCTGGACACCACCAAGACAGTCCTGACAGGCACCAAAGACACCGTGTGTACTGGGATGACCGGTGCCATGAACGTGGCCAAAGGAGCTGTCCAGACTGGCATGGACACATCAAAGGCCGTCCTGACTGGCACCAAAGACACCTTATCTACTGGGCTCACCGGGGCACTGGGTGTGGCCAAGGGCACTGTTCAGACTGGTCTGGACACCACCAAGACAGTCCTGACAGGCACCAAAGACACCGTGTGTACTGGGATGACCGGTGCCATGAACGTGGCCAAAGGAGCTGTCCAGACTGGCATGGACACATCAAAGGCCGTCCTGACTGGCACCAAAGATGCCGTGTCCACTGGGATGACCGGTGCCATGAACGTGGCCAAAGGAGCTGTCCAGACTGGCATGGACACATCAAAGGCCGTCCTGACTGGCACTAAAGATGCCGTGTCCACTGGGGTGACAGGAGCCATGAACATGGCCAAGGGCACTGTTCAGACTGGTCTGGACACCACCAAGACTGTCCTGACAGGCACCAAAGACACCGTGTGTACTGGGATGACCGGTGCCATGAACGTGGCCAAAGGAGCTGTCCAGACTGGCATGGACACATCAAAGGCTGTCCTGTCAGGCACCAAAGATGCCGTGTCCACTGGGGTGACAGGGGCCATGAACATGGCCAAGGGCACTGTCCAGACTGGTCTAGACACCACCAAGACTGTCCTGACAGGCACCAAAGACACCGTGTGTACTGGGATGACTGGTGCCATGAATGTGGCCAAAGGAGCTGTCCAGGGAGGTCTGGACACTTCAAAGAGTATCGTGACTGGCACCAAAGATGCAGTGTCCACTGGGGTGACAGGGGCCATGGACATGGCCAAGGGAACCTTTCAGACTGGTCTGGACACCACCAAGACTGTCCTGACAGGCACCAAAGACACCGTGTGTACTGGCATGACCAGTGCCATGAACGTGGCCAAAGGAGCTGTCCAGACTGGCATGGACACATCAAAGGCCGTCCTGTCAGGCACCAAAGACACCTTATCTACTGGGCTCACCGGGGCACTGGGTGTGGCCAAGGGCACGGTCCAGACTGGTCTGGACACCACCAGGACTGTCCTGACAGGCACCAAAGACACCGTGTGTACTGGGATGACCGGTGCCATGAATGTGGCTAAAGGGGCTGTCCAGACTGGCTTGGACACGTCAAAAGCAGTCCTAACTGGTACAAAAGATACAGTGTCCACTGGGGTGACAGGGGCCATGAAAATGGCCAAGGGCACGGTCCAGACTGGTCTGGACACCACCAAGACTGTCCTGACAGGCACTAAAGACACTGTATGTACTGGGATGACCGGTGCCATGAACGTGGCCAAAGGAGCTGTCCAGGGAGGTCTGGACACTTCAAAGACTATCCTAACTGGCACCAAAGATGCCGTATCCACTGGGGTGACAGGGGCCATGAACATGGCCAAGGGCACTGTCCAGACTGGTCTGGACACCACCAAGACTGTCCTGGCAGGCACCAAAGACACCATGTGTACTGGGATGACTGGTGCCATGAATGTGGCCAAAGGAGCTGTCCAGGGAGGTCTGGACACTTCGAAGACTATCCTAACTGGCACCAAAGACACCCTATCTACTGGGCTCACTGGGGCATTGGGTGTAGCCAAGGGCACGGTCCAGACTGGTCTGGACACCACCAAGACAGTCCTGACAGGCACCAAAGAAACAGTTTCCACTGGACTCTCAGGAGCAGGGAGTGTGGCCAAAGGGGCAGTGCAGACCATCCAGAGTTGGTTACCAGGTACCCAGGACACCGTCTGGAGTGGACTCACCAGTTACAGTGGCCCAGACAaaggagggaaacaaaccatCCTGAGACCCCTGGAGGCTCTATCCTCTGGAGTAGCCAGTGCCCCAGACACCCTGTGTGCAGGCCTGGACCTTGCCAGGGAAGCCACCGCTGTGGCAACATTCACTCAAGGGGCCTCGCCGGGCAGGGAGGATGCAGGGCCTGCAGCCACCACATGTGTCCCCGAAGGAGCCATGAGCTTTGCAATGCTCGGGGCTGAGCTGGGGGAACTGGGGGATATTTTCTACCCCATGGATGCCAAGGAGCAAG CTCAGCTTGCTGCCTCcgaacctgggccaaaggtactCACGGCCGACCAGGGCAGCTACTTTGTGCGTCTGGGTGACCTGGCCCCTGGCTTCCGCCAGCGGGCTTTtgagcatgccctgagccacctgcAGCACGGCCAGTTCCAGGCCAGGGGCGCGCTGGCCCAGCTGGAGGACTCCTTCCAGGTG ATTGAAAAGGCCAAGCAGGCTCCAGAAGACCAGTCATGGCTGGACCAGAGTCCGAGCAGCAGACTGGAAGAAGGCATTCCCCAAGAG GTGCCGGACTCCGGGGCTCTGTCCAGGGCCTGCAGCCTCATCCAGCAGCTCCACGTGGCCTACAGCTCCCTGGCCTCCGGCCTCCAAGGCCTCCCCTCTGAGCTCCAGCAGCAGGTCGGGCGGGCGCGCCACAGCCTCTGTGAGCTCTACAGCCTCGTCTCCTCGGCCAGCTCCGTGGAAGAGCTGCCGGCAGAGCGCCTGGCCCAGAGCCGCggggctgtgtgccaggcatggcGGGAGCTGGAGCAGCTGCTGGAGAGTGTGCAGCACGGCCCACCGCTCTGTTGGCTGGTGGGGCCCTTTGCCCTGCACCCCACTGGGCAGCAGCTGTAG
- the PLIN4 gene encoding perilipin-4 isoform X3 yields MSAQDEGGRDPPKPKGKILGSFLGSLPGFSSARNLMASAHGSAKEARPAADPAGASAQPGNDAATALEQTASGEKLLPPSDKMISGAKDLVCSKMTKTKGAISSGMANMVDTAKGVVQGGLGMTRSALTGTKETVAGGVTSAVNVAKDTVQTGLDTTKTVLTGTKDTVCTGMTGAMNVAKGAVQTGMDTSKAVLTGTKDTVCTGMTGAMNVAKGAVQGGLDTSKAVLTGTKDAVSTGVTGAMNMAKGTVQTGLDTTKTVLTGTKDTVCTGMTGAMNVAKGAVQGGLDTSKSILTGTKDAVSTGMTGAMNMAKGTVQTGLDTTKTVLTGTKDTVCTGMTGAMNVAKGAVQTGLDTSKAVLTGTKDAVSTGVTGAMNMAKGTVQTGLDTTKTVLTGTKDTVGTGMTGAMNVAKGAVQTGLDTSKAVLTGTKDAVSTGVTGAMDMAKGTVQTGLDTTKTVLTGTKDTVCTGMIGAMNVAKGAVQTGMDTSKAVLTGTKDAVSTGVTGAMNMAKGTVQTGLDTTKTVLTGTKDTVCTGMTGAMNMAKGAVQTGMDTSKAVLSGTKDTLSTGLTGALGAAKGTVQTGLDTTKTVLTGTKDTVCTGMTGAMNVAKGAVQTGMDTSKAVLSGTKDTLSTGLTGALGVAKGTVQTGLDTTKTVLTGTKDTVCTGMTGAMNVAKGAVQTGMDTSKAVLSGTKDAVSTGVTGAMNMAKGAVQTGLDTTKTVLTGTKDTVCTGMTGAMNVAKGAVQGGLDTSKAVLTGTKDAVSTGVTGAMNMAKGTVQTGLDTTKTVLTGTKDTVCTGMTGAMNVAKGAVQTGMDTSKAVLTGTKDTLSTGLTGALGVAKGTVQTGLDTTKTVLTGTKDTVCTGMTGAMNVAKGAVQTGMDTSKAVLTGTKDAVSTGMTGAMNMAKGTVQTGLDTTKTVLTGTKDTVCTGMTGAMNVAKGAVQTGMDTSKAVLSGTKDAVSTGVTGAMNMAKGTVQTGLDTTKTVLTGTKDTVCTGMTGAMNVAKGAVQGGLDTSKSIVTGTKDAVSTGVTGAMDMAKGTFQTGLDTTKTVLTGTKDTVCTGMTSAMNVAKGAVQTGMDTSKAVLSGTKDTLSTGLTGALGVAKGTVQTGLDTTRTVLTGTKDTVCTGMTGAMNVAKGAVQTGLDTSKAVLTGTKDTVSTGVTGAMKMAKGTVQTGLDTTKTVLTGTKDTVCTGMTGAMNVAKGAVQGGLDTSKTILTGTKDAVSTGVTGAMNMAKGTVQTGLDTTKTVLAGTKDTMCTGMTGAMNVAKGAVQGGLDTSKTILTGTKDTLSTGLTGALGVAKGTVQTGLDTTKTVLTGTKETVSTGLSGAGSVAKGAVQTIQSWLPGTQDTVWSGLTSYSGPDKGGKQTILRPLEALSSGVASAPDTLCAGLDLAREATAVATFTQGASPGREDAGPAATTCVPEGAMSFAMLGAELGELGDIFYPMDAKEQAQLAASEPGPKVLTADQGSYFVRLGDLAPGFRQRAFEHALSHLQHGQFQARGALAQLEDSFQVIEKAKQAPEDQSWLDQSPSSRLEEGIPQEVPDSGALSRACSLIQQLHVAYSSLASGLQGLPSELQQQVGRARHSLCELYSLVSSASSVEELPAERLAQSRGAVCQAWRELEQLLESVQHGPPLCWLVGPFALHPTGQQL; encoded by the exons CAGCCACCGCCTTGGAGCAGACGGCCAGCGGGGAGAAGCTGCTGCCACCTTCGGACAAG ATGATCTCTGGGGCAAAGGACCTTGTGTGCTCCAAGATGACCAAGACCAAGGGTGCCATCTCCTCCGGGATGGCCAACATGGTAGACACAGCTAAAGGTGTGGTGCAGGGAGGCCTAGGCATGACCCGGTCTGCACTCACGGGCACCAAGGAGACTGTAGCCGGTGGAGTCACCAGTGCAGTGAATGTGGCCAAGGACACTGTCCAGACTGGTCTGGACACCACCAAGACAGTCCTGACAGGCACCAAAGACACCGTGTGCACTGGGATGACTGGTGCCATGAACGTGGCCAAAGGAGCTGTCCAGACTGGAATGGACACATCAAAGGCTGTCCTGACAGGCACTAAAGACACTGTGTGTACTGGGATGACCGGTGCCATGAATGTGGCCAAAGGAGCTGTCCAAGGAGGTCTGGACACTTCAAAGGCCGTCCTGACTGGCACTAAAGATGCTGTGTCCACTGGGGTGACAGGGGCCATGAACATGGCCAAGGGCACTGTCCAGACTGGTCTGGACACCACCAAGACTGTCCTGACAGGCACCAAAGACACCGTGTGTACCGGGATGACTGGTGCCATGAACGTGGCCAAAGGAGCTGTCCAGGGAGGTCTGGACACTTCAAAGAGTATCCTAACTGGCACCAAAGATGCCGTGTCCACTGGCATGACAGGGGCAATGAACATGGCCAAGGGCACTGTCCAGACTGGTCTGGACACCACCAAGACTGTCCTGACTGGCACCAAAGACACCGTGTGTACCGGGATGACCGGTGCCATGAACGTGGCCAAAGGAGCTGTCCAGACTGGCTTGGACACGTCAAAAGCCGTCCTGACTGGCACCAAAGATGCCGTGTCCACTGGGGTGACAGGGGCCATGAACATGGCCAAGGGCACGGTCCAGACTGGTCTGGACACCACCAAGACTGTCCTGACAGGCACCAAAGACACCGTGGGTACTGGCATGACTGGTGCCATGAACGTGGCCAAAGGAGCTGTCCAGACTGGCTTGGACACGTCAAAAGCCGTCCTGACTGGCACCAAAGATGCCGTATCCACTGGGGTGACAGGGGCCATGGACATGGCCAAGGGCACTGTTCAGACTGGTCTGGACACCACCAAGACTGTCCTGACAGGCACCAAAGACACCGTGTGTACCGGGATGATCGGTGCCATGAACGTGGCCAAAGGAGCTGTCCAGACTGGCATGGACACATCAAAGGCCGTCCTGACTGGCACCAAAGATGCCGTATCCACTGGGGTGACAGGGGCCATGAACATGGCCAAGGGCACTGTTCAGACTGGTCTGGACACCACCAAGACTGTCCTGACAGGCACCAAAGACACCGTGTGTACCGGGATGACTGGTGCCATGAACATGGCCAAAGGAGCTGTCCAGACTGGCATGGACACATCAAAGGCTGTCCTGTCAGGCACCAAAGACACCTTATCTACTGGGCTCACCGGGGCACTGGGTGCAGCCAAGGGCACGGTCCAGACTGGTCTGGACACCACCAAGACTGTCCTGACAGGCACCAAAGACACCGTGTGTACTGGGATGACCGGTGCCATGAATGTGGCCAAAGGAGCTGTCCAGACTGGCATGGACACATCAAAGGCCGTCCTGTCAGGCACCAAAGACACCTTATCTACTGGGCTCACCGGGGCACTGGGTGTGGCGAAGGGCACGGTCCAGACTGGTCTGGACACCACCAAGACTGTCCTGACAGGCACCAAAGACACCGTGTGTACTGGGATGACCGGTGCCATGAACGTGGCCAAAGGAGCTGTCCAGACTGGCATGGACACATCAAAGGCTGTCCTGTCAGGCACCAAAGATGCCGTATCCACTGGGGTGACAGGGGCCATGAACATGGCCAAGGGCGCTGTCCAGACTGGTCTAGACACCACCAAGACAGTCCTGACAGGCACCAAAGACACCGTGTGTACTGGGATGACCGGTGCCATGAACGTGGCCAAAGGAGCTGTCCAGGGAGGTCTGGACACATCAAAGGCCGTCCTGACTGGCACTAAAGATGCCGTGTCCACTGGGGTGACAGGAGCCATGAACATGGCCAAGGGCACTGTTCAGACTGGTCTGGACACCACCAAGACAGTCCTGACAGGCACCAAAGACACCGTGTGTACTGGGATGACCGGTGCCATGAACGTGGCCAAAGGAGCTGTCCAGACTGGCATGGACACATCAAAGGCCGTCCTGACTGGCACCAAAGACACCTTATCTACTGGGCTCACCGGGGCACTGGGTGTGGCCAAGGGCACTGTTCAGACTGGTCTGGACACCACCAAGACAGTCCTGACAGGCACCAAAGACACCGTGTGTACTGGGATGACCGGTGCCATGAACGTGGCCAAAGGAGCTGTCCAGACTGGCATGGACACATCAAAGGCCGTCCTGACTGGCACCAAAGATGCCGTGTCCACTGGGATGACCG GAGCCATGAACATGGCCAAGGGCACTGTTCAGACTGGTCTGGACACCACCAAGACTGTCCTGACAGGCACCAAAGACACCGTGTGTACTGGGATGACCGGTGCCATGAACGTGGCCAAAGGAGCTGTCCAGACTGGCATGGACACATCAAAGGCTGTCCTGTCAGGCACCAAAGATGCCGTGTCCACTGGGGTGACAGGGGCCATGAACATGGCCAAGGGCACTGTCCAGACTGGTCTAGACACCACCAAGACTGTCCTGACAGGCACCAAAGACACCGTGTGTACTGGGATGACTGGTGCCATGAATGTGGCCAAAGGAGCTGTCCAGGGAGGTCTGGACACTTCAAAGAGTATCGTGACTGGCACCAAAGATGCAGTGTCCACTGGGGTGACAGGGGCCATGGACATGGCCAAGGGAACCTTTCAGACTGGTCTGGACACCACCAAGACTGTCCTGACAGGCACCAAAGACACCGTGTGTACTGGCATGACCAGTGCCATGAACGTGGCCAAAGGAGCTGTCCAGACTGGCATGGACACATCAAAGGCCGTCCTGTCAGGCACCAAAGACACCTTATCTACTGGGCTCACCGGGGCACTGGGTGTGGCCAAGGGCACGGTCCAGACTGGTCTGGACACCACCAGGACTGTCCTGACAGGCACCAAAGACACCGTGTGTACTGGGATGACCGGTGCCATGAATGTGGCTAAAGGGGCTGTCCAGACTGGCTTGGACACGTCAAAAGCAGTCCTAACTGGTACAAAAGATACAGTGTCCACTGGGGTGACAGGGGCCATGAAAATGGCCAAGGGCACGGTCCAGACTGGTCTGGACACCACCAAGACTGTCCTGACAGGCACTAAAGACACTGTATGTACTGGGATGACCGGTGCCATGAACGTGGCCAAAGGAGCTGTCCAGGGAGGTCTGGACACTTCAAAGACTATCCTAACTGGCACCAAAGATGCCGTATCCACTGGGGTGACAGGGGCCATGAACATGGCCAAGGGCACTGTCCAGACTGGTCTGGACACCACCAAGACTGTCCTGGCAGGCACCAAAGACACCATGTGTACTGGGATGACTGGTGCCATGAATGTGGCCAAAGGAGCTGTCCAGGGAGGTCTGGACACTTCGAAGACTATCCTAACTGGCACCAAAGACACCCTATCTACTGGGCTCACTGGGGCATTGGGTGTAGCCAAGGGCACGGTCCAGACTGGTCTGGACACCACCAAGACAGTCCTGACAGGCACCAAAGAAACAGTTTCCACTGGACTCTCAGGAGCAGGGAGTGTGGCCAAAGGGGCAGTGCAGACCATCCAGAGTTGGTTACCAGGTACCCAGGACACCGTCTGGAGTGGACTCACCAGTTACAGTGGCCCAGACAaaggagggaaacaaaccatCCTGAGACCCCTGGAGGCTCTATCCTCTGGAGTAGCCAGTGCCCCAGACACCCTGTGTGCAGGCCTGGACCTTGCCAGGGAAGCCACCGCTGTGGCAACATTCACTCAAGGGGCCTCGCCGGGCAGGGAGGATGCAGGGCCTGCAGCCACCACATGTGTCCCCGAAGGAGCCATGAGCTTTGCAATGCTCGGGGCTGAGCTGGGGGAACTGGGGGATATTTTCTACCCCATGGATGCCAAGGAGCAAG CTCAGCTTGCTGCCTCcgaacctgggccaaaggtactCACGGCCGACCAGGGCAGCTACTTTGTGCGTCTGGGTGACCTGGCCCCTGGCTTCCGCCAGCGGGCTTTtgagcatgccctgagccacctgcAGCACGGCCAGTTCCAGGCCAGGGGCGCGCTGGCCCAGCTGGAGGACTCCTTCCAGGTG ATTGAAAAGGCCAAGCAGGCTCCAGAAGACCAGTCATGGCTGGACCAGAGTCCGAGCAGCAGACTGGAAGAAGGCATTCCCCAAGAG GTGCCGGACTCCGGGGCTCTGTCCAGGGCCTGCAGCCTCATCCAGCAGCTCCACGTGGCCTACAGCTCCCTGGCCTCCGGCCTCCAAGGCCTCCCCTCTGAGCTCCAGCAGCAGGTCGGGCGGGCGCGCCACAGCCTCTGTGAGCTCTACAGCCTCGTCTCCTCGGCCAGCTCCGTGGAAGAGCTGCCGGCAGAGCGCCTGGCCCAGAGCCGCggggctgtgtgccaggcatggcGGGAGCTGGAGCAGCTGCTGGAGAGTGTGCAGCACGGCCCACCGCTCTGTTGGCTGGTGGGGCCCTTTGCCCTGCACCCCACTGGGCAGCAGCTGTAG